A genomic region of Carassius carassius chromosome 27, fCarCar2.1, whole genome shotgun sequence contains the following coding sequences:
- the LOC132107355 gene encoding gastrula zinc finger protein XlCGF57.1-like, which yields MWFIKEETEDLRIADSFRVKHEETETQTGLRVLKKEGQELNKREIEDQHEKHHSLIAGEKSLSCSQNEKTLSRKRAQTTIPTSGHFDQHGDLDVNMRIHIGDKPFSCQQCGKSYTSKGSLKDHMRVHTGENPFTCQHCGKSFIRKGNLTVHMKIHTRESPFTCQQCGKSFVQKGSLKSHTRVHTGESPFICQQCGKSFTQKGNLKVHMRIHSKETPFFCQQCGKSFTQKGSLKDHMKIHTGENPFTCQHCGKSFIRKGNLKVHLRVHTRESPFSCQQCGKSFTQQTSLKIHIRIHTGEKPFTCSQCGRSFTHKGTLNNHVTTHTGEKPFVCSQCGKCFRFTVTLKDHMRIHSREIRFVCHQCGRSFTDRNDLKNHVVTHIGEKPFMCHYCGKSFKNNANLEVHLRIHTGEKPFSCTQCGKSFTVKGNLDIHTRVHTKERPYRCLRCEKCFTYHTDLKRHLLTHSGEKFQCSECDKGFRKISNYRKHLHMHSGGRPFNCVKSKREILKLSSHLELHLKRHAYVRLHSCSFCGKSFKWLRHLICHQKRRICVKSKLCLRRR from the exons ATGtggtttattaaagaggagactGAAGACTTGAGGATCGCGGACTCTTttagagtcaaacatgaagagacgGAGACACAAACAG GCCTGAGGGTGCTGAAGAAGGAGGGTCAAGAACTGAATAAAAGGGAAATTGAGGATCAACATGAGAAACATCATTCATTAATAGCAGGAGAAAAATCTTTAAGTTGCTCACAGAACGAAAAGACTTTGTCACGAAAAAGAGCTCAAACGACTATTCCAACTAGTGGTCATTTCGATCAGCATGGAGACCTTGATGTCAACATGAGAATTCACATAGGAGACAAGCCATTCTCCTGCCAGCAGTGTGGGAAGAGTTACACCTCGAAAGGAAGTCTCAAAgatcacatgagagttcacactggagagaaccCTTTTACCTGCCAACATTGTGGAAAAAGTTTCATTCGAAAAGGAAACCTGACTGTCCACATGAAAATTCACACTAGAGAGAGCCCATTCACCTGCCAGCAGTGTGGGAAAAGTTTTGTTCAGAAAGGTAGTCTTAAATCCCACacgagagttcacactggagagagtcCTTTTATCTGTCAAcaatgtggaaaaagtttcacTCAAAAAGGTAACCTGAaagtccacatgagaattcactctAAAGAGACCCCATtcttctgccaacagtgtggaaaaagtttcactCAGAAAGGAAGTCTTAAAGATCACAtgaaaattcacactggagagaaccCTTTTACATGCCAACATTGTGGAAAAAGTTTCATTCGAAAAGGAAACTTGAAAGTCCACTTGCGAGTGCACACTAGAGAGAGCCCATTctcctgccaacagtgtggaaaaagtttcactCAGCAAACAAGCCTTAAAATCCACataagaattcacactggagagaagcctttcacatgCTCTCAATGTGGAAGGAGTTTTACACATAAAGGAACCCTTAATAACCATGTGACCACTCACACAGGAGAGAAGCCATTTGTATGTAgtcagtgtggaaagtgtttccGATTTACGGTAACCCTTAAAGACCACATGAGGATTCACTCGAGAGAGATCCGTTTTGTATGCCATCAGTGTGGAAGGAGTTTCACAGACAGAAATGATCTTAAGAACCATGTAGTAACTCACATCGGAGAGAAGCCTTTTATGTGCCATTACTGTGGAaagtctttcaaaaacaatgcaaaccttGAGGTTCATttaagaattcacactggagagaagcctttcagctgcactcaatgtggaaagagtttcacagtTAAAGGAAACCTTGACATTCACACGAGGGTTCACACTAAAGAGAGGCCTTACAGGTGCCTTCGGTGTGagaagtgtttcacatatcacaCGGACCTGAAACGTCATTTGCTAACTCATTCTGGAGAGAAATTCCAGTGTTCTGAGTGTGACAAGGGGTTTCGAAAAATTAGCAATTACAGAAAACACTTGCATATGCATTCGGGAGGAAGACCATTTAATTGTGTTAAGAGTAAAAGAGAAATCCTAAAACTCTCATCACACTTAGAGTTACATTTGAAAAGGCATGCATATGTGAGACTTCATTCTTGTTCTttttgtggaaagagttttaaatgGCTCCGCCATTTAATATGCCACCAGAAGAGGCGCATCTGTGTGAAATCAAAGCTGTGTTTACGTCGCAGATGA